The nucleotide sequence GAAATGATTTCGCGCGGGTGCGCCTGAAGATACAAAACAAGAACATCGGGTACGCTGCGCCGGTACAACTGCAAGAACAGCTCCCGCAGGTCGCAGCTGATCGTGCGAAATGACTCCGCCCTGAGGCGCAGTTCGAGCGGCTCGGTTGCCGTCGCATCATCGGTGAAAATCATGATCTGCCCGAGCCGGGAAAACATCGGCGAGTTCAGCACCTCTTCCCGGATCAGGGCAACGAATGCGACAAGCACGTCGGGTAATACCAGCCGGCCGACGTGAGCCTCAAGCGCGGTGCGAATGGCCTCGAACCGCTCCAGCGTGAGTCTCTGGTTCGGTACGACCTGCTCGTGGAACATGTCAACGATAGTCAGAATGTTTCCGCCGATCGCCTGCACCGGCAGGTCGCTTTGCTGCCATGCCGACAGGTCGAGGTACATGCAACGGAGCATGTCCAGGGCGTCGGGTTTGTAGTAGACCGACTGCAGGATCTTCGTTGCGAGACTGAGCAGTCTTCGCAGGCTGCGCGGACCGGTCGCCATGTTGTACAGCTTGGCGCGGTCGAGCAGATGGCACGCCTCGATGAGGCTTCGGCGCTGGCTCTCGTTGAGATTCAGGCGGACGGCAAGGCGGTCGGCATAGTGGGTTGTTTTCGCGCTGTACGAAGTCGGCTGGCGGTCCTTGATCGTGAGAAGTGAGGTAAACAGTTCGAGATCATGATGGAGCGGATCATTGGGGTACAAGGCCGTGTCGTTCTCGAGGATCAGGTCGGCGATCGTATCGAAGCAGCGCAGGCGCGGGGCGCGCTGCAGGTCTCCGAGGTGCTGGAGCAGATCGGCGCCCTCCCCCTTCCCCGTGTCGTGCACGAGAACGATCGCGTAGTCACCCCCGGCCAGGAGCTTGCGGGCTTTCTCCACCGACTCGGCGTGCTGGACCTTGTAGGTGCTCCGTTCGAGCAGGAGCTTTATTACCGACGCGTAGCTGGTGTCGCCGGTGACGAGCAAAACGGTTCCTTCCTCCGGATTTCGCCGTGCCAGCTCGTAGGTGTATCCGCCGGCCAGTGAGGCGCCCCGGTGCTCGCCGATGAAGCCCGATTCTGAGGCGTGGTCGCCGCCATAGTACCGGCTTATGGCAAGGTTCAAAGACAGTTCGACAGCCACGCAGAGCCTGATCGTGCGACCGGGCACGAGCGCGTGCAGTTCATCGAGCAGCGCCCCATCGCGTGGATTCTCGCAGGCCACCGTCAGTGTGTTGGTTTTTTCGTCGAACGCACAGGGAATGATCTTGCGGGTAAACGCCACGCTCGCCGGCAGCATTGCGATTATAGGTTGAGGGATATCCAGTCCGGAGAGTTGAACGCCTTTGCACTCGAGTTGTTTTTCGAGTGCCGCCACCAGCTCGCCCTCGCTGACAAAACCGTGATGGAGCAGATGAGAGCCGAATTTCCCGCCGAATGTCTTCTGGTGCTTGAGGGCAATTCGAATTTGCTCGTCCGACAGCTGCTGCTTATCGGCCAGGATTTCATCGAGGCGAGGACGATGGTTGGCTGAAGTCATAGCGCTTTCATCACTTCTTTGGCGTTCGGCGGGGCGCTGGACCCTCACAGGGTCAAACCGCGCGAGCCCCGTCTACACTAGTATCGGTCGATCCGGTACGGTCATAACCGCGGTTACCCCCGGATACTGCGCATGATTTGCACAATAGCATCGGAGAAAGACTTTCACCGTGGTGGATGCGGCGCCGGCCTCGTCTCGGGGGATTCGCGAACCAGGCGTTCATATACCGCGCGGTCGCCGGCGGGCATGGCAACGATAAACAGCCCTGTTTCAAACCAGTCGCTTTTTTCATTGTGACGACCCCAGCGACTCTCGGCGTCGAGCAGTACCTCAGACCTCCCGTCTACGGGACGCGGCAGGGTCATCCGACAGCGCAGGAGATGAGGGATCGGTATCTGCTCCGCGCTCATGATGAGCAGCCCGTTTTCAGAGAAGTTCAGGACACGGCCTATGGCCTCCCCCGATTCCCGATCGAAAAGCACGTAATAGTCGCTTGTCCAGCGTCGGTCATTCCGTCTGAGGTCTTTCATGTGAGTGCGGCCACCCCGTTTTGCAGCAGTTGATCTGCATATACTGATTATCGGCCATTGAGACCACGTAATTGAGCGGCGCCTCCATGATTGGGCATAAAGCCGCCAGCCGGGAGAGGTTTATCGAACGAGGTCGCCGGGCAGAGGACCGGTCAGCGATCGAGCCATCACGACCGTCTCGCGCTTGTATGGGATAGGACCAATAACCGAAGAGTCTACGTACTCGAAGCCACACGACAGATACAGGTGGTTCGCGGTCTCGAGGATCCTGCTGGTTCCCAACACAAGGCTCTCCGCTCCGAGTTCTCGCGCCCGTTGGCAGGCCGCTTCGACCAGCTTCCGGCCGACCCCTCTCCCCTGACAGGATTCGTCCACAGCCATCTTGGTCAGCTCGTACTTCTTTTCCGTGTGCTTGAGCAGGGCACAGGTGCCGACGATCTGACCCTCGAACCTGGCAAACAGGACACACCCACCGAGCCGAATAACCTGCCCCAACGGATCGTTCAACACGATCCGGTCATACGGCTCGATCTCGAAATATCGTTCCAGCCAGGAGTAGTTCAGGTCGCGAAAGTATCGGGCCAGCTTTGGGCGGAAATCGACTATCTCCACCACCGAGGTCTTGTGAAGATCTCCGGACACCGTTTGCCTCGTACTTGATTGGGTTGACTCTTGTACCCGACAACCGGCCTGCGGGTTCGACAGGCCACTATGTGCTATAAGATAAGTATTGGCAACCCGCGAGTACAATTCGAAAAAAAACCGAAGCGCCCCCTCCGGGCGCTCCGGTCCGCCTGACGAATTCCGTCTGCTCTAAAAGCCGGATAGGCTTTGACCGCCGGTCAGCCCTCCTCGATAATGCGCGCCAGTTTCAGAAACTTCGAACTGATCTTCAGATCCGCGTCTTTGACCTTGGGCAGGTTGACTTCGAACTTCTCCTTCGCCTTCGCGTCGACGTTGCGGATGAAGTTCACCATGACACCGGCCTGACCGAATCCTTCTGCGTCACCGACCGTCAGAATCGACTCGCTTTCGATCTTTCCGAGGATGGTCGCAAGCGTCGACTCGTCAGACGTAGTGATAAACATGACGTGAGTTCCGGAAAAGTCGCCGTCTTCGGCGAGGTGTTGGACTTTCGGCTTCGGTTCCAGAGCCGAGAAGTTGGCGATTTTCTGCAATTCCTCGAAGATCTTCGAGTCACCGACCACAGAGATGACCATGGACTCTCCGGCCGCCGGTCCCTGTCCTTCGGGCCAGCTCACATACTCCACGAGTTTGATCATCAGGGCAGCCTTATACGCGGCGACCGCCTGTTCGTCCGGTTGCGCCTGACTGACTGAGATCAGGCACAGCACGAATCCCACGATCGATACCATACGTCGCATTGCTTACTCCCCTTCCAGCGCCCGCGACCACGGGCGCAGACCAGTCAATTCTACGGGCAGGCGCCTTGTCCGGTCCCGTTCCACTTCAACGGCATCGACAAGAGACGGGCAGTGATTAACGCCCGGACATAAATCGCGCGCCCGTTTGTCCGTAAATTGCGCAGTTCATTCCTGGCACCGGCCCGTGAACGGACCCGCCGGGATGATCACGGGAGGGGTTATTAAAGGGTTAGCGGCAATGTTCGATAACAGACATACAAGCTCGTGCGTAAAAACCGATTCGCTACTTCTATCTGCGAGGGAGGACCATTGATGCGCCTGAGAGACCTGTCTATCGGATTTCGCCTGGCGGTGGGGATCGTGACAACCACTACCGCACTGCTCGTCCTGACATCGATGGTTTACTACAACTTCCAGAAGGAAAGCATTGCCGACAGTCTGAAGGAGGAATTCCGGCTGCTGGCTGACATCGTATCCGAGAATAGCCGCCCTGCGGTAGAATTTGACGATACCGAAAGCGCCAACGAGATACTCGGTGCACTCTCACGTGACCAGAATGTCATGTGGGCTGCCCTCACCCTGTCCGACAACACAACCTTTGCATCGTATCTCGGCCAGGACCTTGCGGCGCTGCCCTCGTTGCCGGCCGAAGCGCGTAAGAAACCCTTGATGACCGATCACGCGCTCACGGTGTCCAGGGGAATAGAAAGCAACGGCAAGGAAATTGCCCGGCTCTGGATTCAGACGGATTTGAATGATCTGCATCGGCGCAGCGGTTTCACACTGAAACTCATGATCGTGGTATCGATAGTCGGCTCGCTCATAGGGCTGCTCATGGCGTACATCTTCCAGCGCACGATCACCCGGCCGATCAAGATGCTGCAGGGCGCCGGCTCGGCGCTCGCCCAGGGCGACATCTCTTTCAACGTGACTTACACCGGACGAGATGAGATCGGTGGTCTGGCCGAGGCGTTTCGAGCATCCCAGGAGTACCTGAGGGAGTTGGCGGATGCGGCGCGACGGATCGCTGACAACGATCTCACCGTGCGCGTCAAGCCAAAGTCGGAACAGGACGCGCTGGGGACATCGTTCTCGGTCATGGCGATGAATCTCTCCGGAATGGTACGCCAGCTGGCGGACAATGCCTCTCAGCTGGTCACCGCCGCAAACCAGATCTCGTCGTCGTCGGAAGAGATGTCGCGGGGGGCACAGACACAGACAGATCAGATGTCGCAGGTCACCGCCGCCATAGAGGAGATGAGTCAGACCATTATGGAATCGTCACAGAACGCCGGTGAAGCGAGCAGCGCCTCGGAAAACGCCTCGGAGGTCGCGCGTCAGGGCGGTGAGATCGTCAGCCGGACGATCCGGGAGATGCAACAGGTGAACGCAGTCGTCAGCGCTTCGGCCGACGCCATCCGCAAGCTGGCGACGTCGGCCGACGAAATCGGAAAAATCGTCTCCGTCATCGATGAGATATCCGACCAGACAAATCTGCTGGCACTGAATGCTGCTATCGAAGCGGCCCGCGCAGGAGAACAAGGACGGGGGTTCGCGGTCGTGGCCGACGAAGTTCGAAAACTTGCCGAGCGCACCGGCCGCGCCACCGGCGAAATCGCCTCGATGATCAAGACGATACAGGCCGAAACCGCCGATGCGGTATCATCGATGGAGGTCGGCATCTCTGAAGTCGGCAAAGGGCGCGAACTCGTGGATCAGGCCGGTGACAGCCTGACCGAAATCGTGGCAATTTCCCAGCGGGTCATGGATATGATCAGACACATCGCTGAGGCCGCCCAGGAACAGTCCAGCACGGCCGAAGAGATCTCCAAAAACGTTCAGAGTGTGGCCAATATCGCCCGCGATACCAGTTCCGGCGCGGACCAGTCCGCAGCGGCAGCAGAACAACTCCACCGTCAGGCCGAGAGTCTGCAACAAATGGTAGCACGATTTAAAGTCGCCAACTCCTGAGATCTTTTTGCGATAATGTTTTCGGGCGATGGCTCTTCAGAAAGCCGTCGCCCTCTGATTTTTCGGATCCCTATCAGCATTCTTCTCATCTGCTGAACCAACCAACTTCTAGCAACCATCACTCTCCGTACCTGTTATCTTCCACCTACGCGAACTTAACTGATGTTACGCGGAGAGAAATCAATGAGAAGGATCGCAATGCCAGCCGGCCTTGCGTTGTTGATCACGGCAACGGGGTGTTCGGATAGTAGAATCAGGTCCGATGTGCGTGATGGACGCGTCAATCGTGACAGGCGCTCGCTAGTCGGGTTGGACTCGATGCACATTTATGTGTCCAGCCATATAGAGGGACGGACGGCCGATGCCTCGACGTCCGACGTAACCGCCCATTTGACCTCGCGCTTTGACCCGGCTGGACTGGCGATCACTCGTTCCGCATTCCTGTTGAATGCAGGGTATGTAAGCGTTTGGATAGACGGCTACTCGGCAGATACCCAGCCGGACAGTATCCTTCCACACAACTTCTTCGGTGCCCTGATGCAACTGGAACGCTATGTACAGATTCGTACTGCACGACCGCCCAAGGCCGAAGATGAGAGACTCAGCCCTGCGGCGACGTGGAAGAAATTTGGCTTGGGATCATGTCCGGTTGATTCACTCAACGAGTACACACGGCGTCTAATCGCGGCATGGACGGACACCCTTCTATTGGAATTTCAGGTCCAGCGCCAACCCGTGCATTAGATATCCGAGCCTGAGTTGTCCGATACTGGTCAGTCGCATCATGCGCCCACTATGTCAGCGATACGATCCGCGGCGGCCATCCCCGAGAGAAAGGCGCCTTCGATATCCTGCCCCCCGAACGCATCGCCGGCAAACGCGATCGGAGTGGGTCCGGGCAAACAGACAGTGGGTTCCGACGCCGACGAAAACACACCTGCTGTGTTTGTTCAGATTGGATACCATGGCTATTTGCATTACTTCCTAACGTCACGAAGCGATTTTCCAGCCATGAACAGAAGGCTGCGGTCAATCGTTTCTGCGCCGGGAATCACGTTGTATCAGAGGATGTGGAGTAAACGGGCGGTCCGCCTGCCGGGGAACCCTACCTATCGGGCGCCACCAGCTCCACTTTGATTCGATCAGGATCTTCGAAATAGACGGCGTAATGTTCGGGTCCGCCGGCGTAAGGGTGCAGGTCTTCGTAGAGAATCGTGGCACCCCGCCCTCGAAGCTGATTGGTCAGTTCGTCCACTGCCTTCCGGGAGTCAACATACAGGGCGATGTGGTTGAGCCCAACGCGACATCGATGATACGCCGGCTGGAGATGCTCTTCTTCGGCCTGAACAAAAACGAGGTAGGAATCTCCGAGCCGGTAGCTGAACCCGTGCTCCCATTGTTGGTATAGCGTATATCCAAGTCGCAACAGAAGCCACCGCCAGAATTCCTGACTGCGATCGAGGTCGCTTACGTACAGCTCTATATGATGGATACGCCCGGCAATCGACTGCTTACCGCCGATCAGCCTCCCCGCCCTCTTCCCTTCGTGCTCCAGTCCCACCCAGAACCGCCTTCAATACGCGAATCCAGTTCTCGATTGCGATCTTGCGGCAGCTGTCGTCGTCAAAACCGCGCTCCTTCAGTCTCCCTAATAATATCGGCAATCCGCTTGCGTCGCACAACTGCGATGGAATCGTGGCGCCATCGAAATCCGAGCCGAGCGCAACGTGTTCGATCCCGATCCGGGAGGCTATGTGGGCAATGTGATCTACGATGCGGTCAATCGGCGTGTCCGGGTTCAGCGCCCCGTCTTCCCGGAGGTCGGCGACATGAAAGGTCACGCCGACCAGCCCGCCGGTTCGGCCGATCGTGTCCAACTGCTGATCAGTCAGATTCCTCGCAGACCGGCACAAAGCATGAGCCCCGGCATGAGATACGACCAGCGACTGAACGCTCTGCGCCGCCACATCATCAAAGCCCCTTTTCGTGATGTGGCTTAGGTCGACGAGAATCCCGAGTCGCTGACACGCTTCCACCAGCCTCCGCCCTGCCTTTGTCAGACCTGGGCCCGTGTCCGGAGAGGACGGGAACTTGAATGGAACTCCGTGGCCGAAAACGTTGGGCCGGCTCCACACCGGACCGATCGATCTCACCCCCAAGTCATACAATCGCTGCAGGTTAGAGAGGTCCTCGCAGACCGGCTCGGCCCCCTCAAGATGGATGATGATCCAAAACGTCTCGTCAGTCGCGAGGCGATCCAAATCTGCGGAAGTGCGGACAACTCTCAGTCTGCCGTGAGCTTTCCGCTCGAGAGCGTGCATCGCCTCCACCGCAACCAGGCCGAATTCTGCGGCGTACTCCGGATCCAGAGGCGCCGGCAGCGGTACCTCGTATCCGCCCGCTCGCCGAATCGCCCTGTCACGCGAGGACTCGTGTCCTCCCCAGCTCGGCGGCGTGCAAATAGCGCATAAGCCGCCGACCATTCCTGCCGCCCGGGCGCGGACGATGTCCATGTGCTTTGAACCCTGGCCCTCCAGGAAGGCCGACATATCCCTTTCGCCCTCAAAGAACCACTCGAGCAGCGAGTCGCTGTGGCCGTCAAAAACGGGAATCGGATTCCCCTGCATTTATCGATCTCCTGTTCGCTCGAACGGGACCTCCGGCGGAGTCCTGTGTCCGGCCGCGGGCGAGTCCGTAAGTTAGTTATTCCTAACGTATTTTACCGGCCAATTCAAGAAAAAACCCAGAGTCTACAGGATTGGGGGGAGTCCTCTTACGGCCGTCGGGTGCCGGCTGTATGACGCTTGTATGCATTGATTTCACTTAAGTCCCGGCGGGCATGTACCGACCTATTCCAAAGATGAGGAAATAGCTCTAATTGGCCCATAAAGTGAAAAAATTCACTTGCGCGAAGATAGTGCCACGTGTATCTTCGTGTCCAGATTGACAGATAACGCGTCGTCGTCCCGGGCATCAAGGACCGGAAGACGGACACTTTTGTTGGGAGACAAAGCGTGCACGAACCCACCTTGCTTCAATTCCGTGGATCGTCGTTCGACGGCCGCTCAACGGGAGTTCTTCTTCGATGCCAGTCAGCGGGACTGACCGCTGTCCTGCTTCTGGCAGCCATCCTCCTTGCCTTTGGCGGACCCGTATTGGCCCAGGAGGAAGATCCCGGCAATTCCGAAAACTGCCTCATGTGTCACGAGGGGGCCGTCATTGAAAGCGAGCCTTCGGTCATGGAAGCCCACAACGGCTCCACTCACGAGGGCATGGCGTGCATAGACTGTCACTCCGGCATCACGGAACTCCCCCACGCCGAGGAATTGCCCAGAGTTGCCTGTGGCGACTGTCATGATGACGCGGCCGGTGAATACCATCGTCACGGCCGACTGACATTCCCCGGCGGCGAGGATATTCCCGACTGCGCTGATTGCCACGGCAAACACGACATTCTCCCCTCTTCGAACAAGCAGTCGCGTGTCAACCCGATGAACCTTCCGGCCACCTGTGGATCCTGCCACGAAGACATCGACCTGACCGAGAAGCACGAGATTCTGTTCGGGCGGGCGGTGGATTTGTACAAATCCTCGGTTCACGGAACGGCTTCATTGGGCGGGGTCTACTTCGCTGCGACCTGCAACGACTGCCATTCGACCGGCGGCACGGCCCACAGAATTTATTCACCGGATCATCCGGAGTCATCAATCAATCACTTCAATATTCCGTCGACCTGTGGCCGGTGTCATCATAATGTCGAGATGGACTTCTGGGAGGGGATCCACGGCAAACTCGTGAAGCGCGGCGAGACGGACGCCCCCGTGTGCACCGACTGCCACGGCGAGCATGGCATTATATCGCCGGACAACCCGGAGTCCCGTGTCAGTCCGACACGAGTCGCGGAGGCAACCTGTGCGCCGTGCCACGAATCGGCCCGTTTAAATGAAAAGTACGGCACCCCGGTAGGCCGGGTCCAGAGTTGGGTGGACAGCTATCACGGGTTGAAGAGCCGCGCCGGTGACCTGACGGTGGCGAACTGCGCTTCCTGTCACGGAGCCCATCGGATTCTCCCCCATACCGACTCGACATCGTCAATCCACCCGTCGAATCTGAAGGAAACCTGCGGGCAATGTCACGCCGGTATCACCGAACAGATGGCGGCTGCAACCCAGATTCACGGACAGCCGGGCGTCTCGCAGACCAATCTGGCCAATATCATCAAGAGCATCTACATTGTGATCATCGTCGTCGTGATCGGCGTGATGATCGTACACTGGCTCATTGACCTGCTTAAGCAGATCCGGGGTCTGAACAAGCTGCCTCAGATACGCCGCATGACACCGAACGAGGTCTGGCAACACACATTCCTCATGGTGACGTTCATCGTCCTGGTCATTTCAGGATTTTCGCTCCGATTTTACGAGGCCTGGTGGAGCCAGTGGCTTTTTGGCTGGGAGGGCGGCGCCGATCTCCGTGGTATCATTCATCGCGTCGCTGCAGTGCTGTTCATGTTGACGACTATCTGGCACGTGATTTACCTCACAGGGCACCGGGGCCGTCAGTTCGTCCGCGACATGCTACCCACCTGGAAAGACATTACCCAGTTCGTGCACATGGTTACGTACAACCTCGGCTTCCGGAAAGACCATCCTGATTTCGGCCGATTCAGCTATGTCGAGAAGGCCGAATACTGGGCTCTTGTCTGGGGTACGATCGTTATGGCGTTAACCGGCATCGCTCTGTGGTTCGATAATCTCGTTGTCATGCTGTTCCCCAAAGGGGCGCTCGACGTCATGCTTGTCATTCATTATTATGAGGCATGGCTGGCCACGTTAGCCATTCTCGTGTGGCACATGTACTCGACCGTCTTCAATCCGAAGGTGTATCCGATGAATCCGTCCTGGTACACGGGCAAGATGCCGATCGATATGCTTCGAAGCGAACACCCGGAAGACCCCTCTTTGCTGGCATTGGACGGGCGATCTCACGGTGAGACCCGACATCCGGTGATGGAAAGCCCTTCAGGCTCCGGAGCCGCCGGCGACGACCCAGGTACGGATAACGTCAAGTAATGCGGTGGG is from Candidatus Zixiibacteriota bacterium and encodes:
- a CDS encoding DUF4388 domain-containing protein, with protein sequence MTSANHRPRLDEILADKQQLSDEQIRIALKHQKTFGGKFGSHLLHHGFVSEGELVAALEKQLECKGVQLSGLDIPQPIIAMLPASVAFTRKIIPCAFDEKTNTLTVACENPRDGALLDELHALVPGRTIRLCVAVELSLNLAISRYYGGDHASESGFIGEHRGASLAGGYTYELARRNPEEGTVLLVTGDTSYASVIKLLLERSTYKVQHAESVEKARKLLAGGDYAIVLVHDTGKGEGADLLQHLGDLQRAPRLRCFDTIADLILENDTALYPNDPLHHDLELFTSLLTIKDRQPTSYSAKTTHYADRLAVRLNLNESQRRSLIEACHLLDRAKLYNMATGPRSLRRLLSLATKILQSVYYKPDALDMLRCMYLDLSAWQQSDLPVQAIGGNILTIVDMFHEQVVPNQRLTLERFEAIRTALEAHVGRLVLPDVLVAFVALIREEVLNSPMFSRLGQIMIFTDDATATEPLELRLRAESFRTISCDLRELFLQLYRRSVPDVLVLYLQAHPREIISQVNDLVRLGIDFKSVPTFLIARGSVMPHLTSLLEEGIEDIIDNDSSLDMVALKIKKAWNQKERLPEQDRDGENGHLQSRGSLNDMNLIDLLQALGPSRKTTRITVTPESPSRERLEICLDHGNIVWAKLGALEGADAIYIGMTWERGSWSVEPILDGNVSQPNNFLSNEAILIEGCRRKDEIARHLF
- a CDS encoding PilZ domain-containing protein, which encodes MKDLRRNDRRWTSDYYVLFDRESGEAIGRVLNFSENGLLIMSAEQIPIPHLLRCRMTLPRPVDGRSEVLLDAESRWGRHNEKSDWFETGLFIVAMPAGDRAVYERLVRESPETRPAPHPPR
- a CDS encoding GNAT family N-acetyltransferase, translating into MSGDLHKTSVVEIVDFRPKLARYFRDLNYSWLERYFEIEPYDRIVLNDPLGQVIRLGGCVLFARFEGQIVGTCALLKHTEKKYELTKMAVDESCQGRGVGRKLVEAACQRARELGAESLVLGTSRILETANHLYLSCGFEYVDSSVIGPIPYKRETVVMARSLTGPLPGDLVR
- a CDS encoding YfiR family protein, translating into MRRMVSIVGFVLCLISVSQAQPDEQAVAAYKAALMIKLVEYVSWPEGQGPAAGESMVISVVGDSKIFEELQKIANFSALEPKPKVQHLAEDGDFSGTHVMFITTSDESTLATILGKIESESILTVGDAEGFGQAGVMVNFIRNVDAKAKEKFEVNLPKVKDADLKISSKFLKLARIIEEG
- a CDS encoding methyl-accepting chemotaxis protein, whose amino-acid sequence is MRLRDLSIGFRLAVGIVTTTTALLVLTSMVYYNFQKESIADSLKEEFRLLADIVSENSRPAVEFDDTESANEILGALSRDQNVMWAALTLSDNTTFASYLGQDLAALPSLPAEARKKPLMTDHALTVSRGIESNGKEIARLWIQTDLNDLHRRSGFTLKLMIVVSIVGSLIGLLMAYIFQRTITRPIKMLQGAGSALAQGDISFNVTYTGRDEIGGLAEAFRASQEYLRELADAARRIADNDLTVRVKPKSEQDALGTSFSVMAMNLSGMVRQLADNASQLVTAANQISSSSEEMSRGAQTQTDQMSQVTAAIEEMSQTIMESSQNAGEASSASENASEVARQGGEIVSRTIREMQQVNAVVSASADAIRKLATSADEIGKIVSVIDEISDQTNLLALNAAIEAARAGEQGRGFAVVADEVRKLAERTGRATGEIASMIKTIQAETADAVSSMEVGISEVGKGRELVDQAGDSLTEIVAISQRVMDMIRHIAEAAQEQSSTAEEISKNVQSVANIARDTSSGADQSAAAAEQLHRQAESLQQMVARFKVANS
- a CDS encoding VOC family protein, whose protein sequence is MAGRIHHIELYVSDLDRSQEFWRWLLLRLGYTLYQQWEHGFSYRLGDSYLVFVQAEEEHLQPAYHRCRVGLNHIALYVDSRKAVDELTNQLRGRGATILYEDLHPYAGGPEHYAVYFEDPDRIKVELVAPDR
- a CDS encoding dipeptidase — translated: MQGNPIPVFDGHSDSLLEWFFEGERDMSAFLEGQGSKHMDIVRARAAGMVGGLCAICTPPSWGGHESSRDRAIRRAGGYEVPLPAPLDPEYAAEFGLVAVEAMHALERKAHGRLRVVRTSADLDRLATDETFWIIIHLEGAEPVCEDLSNLQRLYDLGVRSIGPVWSRPNVFGHGVPFKFPSSPDTGPGLTKAGRRLVEACQRLGILVDLSHITKRGFDDVAAQSVQSLVVSHAGAHALCRSARNLTDQQLDTIGRTGGLVGVTFHVADLREDGALNPDTPIDRIVDHIAHIASRIGIEHVALGSDFDGATIPSQLCDASGLPILLGRLKERGFDDDSCRKIAIENWIRVLKAVLGGTGARREEGGEADRR
- a CDS encoding cytochrome b/b6 domain-containing protein; this encodes MHEPTLLQFRGSSFDGRSTGVLLRCQSAGLTAVLLLAAILLAFGGPVLAQEEDPGNSENCLMCHEGAVIESEPSVMEAHNGSTHEGMACIDCHSGITELPHAEELPRVACGDCHDDAAGEYHRHGRLTFPGGEDIPDCADCHGKHDILPSSNKQSRVNPMNLPATCGSCHEDIDLTEKHEILFGRAVDLYKSSVHGTASLGGVYFAATCNDCHSTGGTAHRIYSPDHPESSINHFNIPSTCGRCHHNVEMDFWEGIHGKLVKRGETDAPVCTDCHGEHGIISPDNPESRVSPTRVAEATCAPCHESARLNEKYGTPVGRVQSWVDSYHGLKSRAGDLTVANCASCHGAHRILPHTDSTSSIHPSNLKETCGQCHAGITEQMAAATQIHGQPGVSQTNLANIIKSIYIVIIVVVIGVMIVHWLIDLLKQIRGLNKLPQIRRMTPNEVWQHTFLMVTFIVLVISGFSLRFYEAWWSQWLFGWEGGADLRGIIHRVAAVLFMLTTIWHVIYLTGHRGRQFVRDMLPTWKDITQFVHMVTYNLGFRKDHPDFGRFSYVEKAEYWALVWGTIVMALTGIALWFDNLVVMLFPKGALDVMLVIHYYEAWLATLAILVWHMYSTVFNPKVYPMNPSWYTGKMPIDMLRSEHPEDPSLLALDGRSHGETRHPVMESPSGSGAAGDDPGTDNVK